The stretch of DNA AATTGTCAGCCAAACACAGCTGAGTGGAGTTCAGTGGAGGGGAGGCATTTACTGAGTCTTTTTTTTACACAGCTGAATGTAACTCGGTGGAGAGAAGGCATTTGCTgagccttttttgttttaaagaagattGTGACTTCATGGCATCAGCGTTAGCATGTGAGGAGTTAACTGTCTGATAAGAGAATCAGTGTTTCCATGCTGCAAAATGCATGTTCACGCAACCTTATTAGAGCAAAGTGGTGAAAATGGATGTTGCTTCCAGACAAGAAACTTTGGCCCATTTGATTCTTGAATTTGCATAGCGTTCTTGTTGATTTTTGTTAAGCTGTAGACCCAGGCTGCTTGCTGTAAATTCCCTTTGGAAATGAAACAGTTGGAGTGCAGTCTAGCAGTGGATTCCAGCTGAATCCTGCACTGGCTTCCACAGCAACTGAGAGCATTTCTGTGTAGATTTTTGAATAGTTCCATGTATCCGTGTTTGTGTATTACTGCTGGAAGGGTGTTTGACGCAGAGCGTTGATGAATCAAgggcagcagagcagtgctgccaGGAGACTTTGTTTCCAGCATGTGTTGGTTTTTGGCAGATGCTGATAAAAACAACAATCGAACATCGTTGAACAGGAAGCTGGACAGAAACCTGATGCTTCTGGTGAAACAGAAAATCGGTAACCAGGAGCTGTGGCTCCTGCCTCAAGTGGAATGGCAgcctggagagacactgcgaagCACAGCTGAGCGAGCCATGGCGACCTTTTTGGGTGTGTAGTTTGCTGTGTGCCTGACCCTCCCTCCTCTTTATCCCAGTGGCTTTCTTCCTCTGCCCTGTCTGAGGGATATTTGCCATCCGCTGTAGGGAAATCACCTCCCATCTGCTGGGTAAAGGCATTTCATGGCAGAGAGGTGAAGCTCAATGGGGTGGGCTTTCTGGCAAGAGCCATGGTCCTGGGTAATCAGCTCTGTAACTATGCACTGTTGCAGAGCAACTGCAGCATGTGGGGGGCTGACTGGGCTGTCAGACTGTGAGTTGGGATCTCTGGCTGCCAGTAGCCACGGTGCCAGAACTGGCGCTCACGGTTTGATGTTGGAGCATCACCAGATGCCCCCTGAATGGTCTAGGCTTGCTCCGGGTATACGCTTTCTCTTTCCCCCTTGTCACCCTGTAGCAGCTTTTGTGGCAGATGGGTGATGGCAAACCCACGTGTCCCTGCTTTTTGTTGTGGGTTGGTAAAACTCTCTTACCTCACTTGCTAGACTCCAggacaagttgttttttttcatgagaaaatgctGACAATTGCCAATATTTCTGCTAAGGAGGAACAGTTGGTCTGAACCAGAAACAAGGAGTGGCTTATGCTGTCTTTCTGTTACTACAGGAGAGCGGTTACTGTTGCTCTGTATTCttatgtctgttttctgttttctttctctcatgttGCTGGGGTCTTGCAGGAGATCACATTCAAGCCAAAATCCTGGGGAATGCGCCATATGGGATTTACAAGTATAAATTCCCCAGGGCCATCAGGACTGAGGATAACGTAGGAGCCAAAGTATTCTTCTTCAAAGCCTTCCTCCAAAGTGATGATTTgccccaggcagagctgaagaAAGATTACCTGTGGGTCACAAAGGATGAGCTGGGAGATTACTTGAAGTCAGAATACCTGAAAAAAGTCAATCGATTCCTTCTGGACTTATAAGCGATAGGCTGTGCTCCAGCAGATGGGGAAGACGTGGGATGCGACTCCAGGGAGGaacacagctgctgctttgcatggTCTGTGTGTATGAGATGTTAACTTGGGCTCTGGAGGATAATTTGCCTTTGCCTTATTTCCCAGTTCTCTTCACCGGGCCTgtactaaataaatattaaaacttaTACTAGGAAGTGAAGCTCACATCAGGGAATTCTTTGCTCTTGTTGAATCCTCCTCCAACTCTTCTGGAAATACATGTTATGATCTTTTCCTCTCCCAAGCGTGCAACTCCCTGGGGCTGTGGTAGCCGGGAGGCTCGCTTTCCTCACCAGACTCCTGTCATAGTCTAGAGCTCAAGTGGCTGCTTCTGAGCAATGGCTAATGCTTGTCTCTGGCACCTGCTCTTTAATAAGAGCAGCATTGGAGGGTTGTCTGTGTGTCCAGGTGGGAACAGACCCTCCTGGACATAAGGCTGGCCAAGGTGGGTTTTTGGAGAGCTGGAAACTGGGATATTCACAGTTTATTTACATTTAATCTGTGTTGGAGCTGCCTCTGGTGTAGAGTCTGTGATACACGGTGGCTGTGGAGGGGACAGATGCATGAGGAATAGTCGGCAGCTCTTTCTTTAGATGagcgctgctttccccacccacACTGCCCTCCTCTTGAGCCTCAAGCTGTAGCAACGGACACTGAAAGAGGGCAACATTTGAGCAGCAGCTTTAAGTCTGGGCCGAGAGGCTAATTTTTGCTGGTGGGGGAAGGCTGCTCCCAGGAGCAGCCTCAAAGGTGGCTCTGGCGAGTGTTCGGCTCCCATTCCTGGGGTGTTAGGCTAGTGCTGCTAACCCAGCTAAGCCAGGTCTGCCTCAAGTAGCCTGACCCTACTACCCCAATTTGTTTATAAGAAGATCTATCCTGGGCTTATATGGTGCTCTCTCACTTCTCTGGGGCTGATTCTATttcttggagttttttttttttccaggttgttAACGTTGCTGTTTGGTAGTCAGTGTGTTGTCTGGACCTTTCAGAGAATCAGCCTTCTTCAGCatcagggagagagggaggaaatagCTGTCGTTAATCATCGGGAGAGAGTTCGGCCTCCAGAGGTGGAACTGGAGAttgctatatatattttatcaATCCTTTGGGAGCTGTTGAGCTGCAGGCCTCAAATTAAAGCTATCCTTAATCACTCCACAAGCCATTGGGGTGGGGGCGTAGCACAGCAGCCTTCTGTTTTCTAACGCTGGGCAGTTTGGGAGCTGCAGGTTTGCCATAAAttaccaacaaaacaaaacttgttttCCTGAAGCACCCTTGCAGGCCTGGCAAGGAGGCTGTGTCTGCGACAGAGAGCACttacaaagaggaaataaatgtgaAGCAGAATATGTGCCTGAAAAACGGCCGATTTTTTTGGCTTCTGTCTGAGGTCAGCACTGCCGAAGGGGAGGCTATTGCCTTCTCCAGGACTGAAAGCTCCTGCAGAGAGGACAGGTGGGTCCTTCCCCTCAGGCTGTGTCCCACCAGCGAGGGGGTTTATAGGTGCACTCAGCTCAGGATTAGGCTTTTCTCTGTCACCCTGGTTTAGGCCATTGCTGGCTCTGCAACGCACAGCCCCAGAGCAGAGCTTTGTGGGCACAGGCTTAGGGCGTGCCCTTTGCAAAGGTCTCTGACCTGTTTCCCAAAGGCAGATTTTATGTTGCTGGAGGGAAAATTTCAAAGCATATAAAATGCTGTTTGATCAGTGCTTGCTTGCTCTCACAACCAGGagcacaaaagcaagaaaaggcTGTACTGAAAGCTTGCTGATCTACAAACCCAGGCAGTTCTTATTCTCTGGTTTGCTCAAGCTACGAGTCTTTGGGCACGGTTTGTGCTGAGAGAGGTGTAGCTCCCTCCAGCACTGTGAAGGTCGGAATCAACAGCCgcctccattttttttattactttttttcctcttgggcaCAGGCCTCTGTTCTTACAGGTAACAGGTGTGTGAAAAGCTTGGGCTTTTCTGGAAGCAGAAATTGTTGTTTTCTCATCACCCAAGCTAAATTCCTGCTTGCAGTCTGCATAGGaacagtgtcttttttttttttttttgtccccctgtagttgattttatttaaaaaccctCAGACAGTTGCTCTAAATAATCCCAGATCCTGCATCACGGGAGCTTTTGCTCAGTTCTTCTATGTggcctcctctctgcccccagcctcaGTGAGAGAGAAGGCTGAAGCGTATCATGCAGGCTTCCTAGCAGAGAGGATGGTTTGTATCTTCTCATCTCCTCTCTACTCCCAGAGGTCCCATGATAGATCAGTGAGGCTGTTATTTTCCTTTGAGAATTTGGTGGCTGCAGGCTGTTTTTCTACAGAGCAAATCTATACCTGTACTCCTTGCAGAGTTGCAGAAGTCGGATCAGGCAGGCTGGTGGGATATATTTTGCTGGTAACTCCTGAAAGGATAGCACAAAGCCGTAAAACGTTTTCTGAGagagcttttctctctcctggagcagaaaaaaacctgttgagTCGTAGCTGGGAGAGAGCTGCCGCAGCCACGCTGCGCCTCCTGTGATCCAGCACAAAGAGCAGGGGGAACGTTTCACCTGTGTTGAGCATGAAACACAAAACTCCCCTTGCAAATGTGACACAGAACCGCAGGAGCGTTTGCCCGGGTGCTGAGGGGGTCTGGAGCTTGTTTGCATCCAAAGCCTGGAGGGTATTTCTCGCCTTGGCAAAGGCCTCCTCACACGAGGTCTCTGTTAAAATCTGAAGCCGCGGCAAGTACCTGGGAAGGCACCGAGTTTGCTGTGGCTCTTTAGCGCAAGGCGCAGTCAGATCAATCGAAGAGCTCTGCTGTGAAGTGTGCACCAGACAGGGGCGTTTTGGAAAGGGCCTGTGACTCCTCGCTTTGAGAGCAGCAACGCGGGGCTCATCTAAGAAGTCCAAGGTAAGatcagtgctgcagctgctggggccaGCGTCGGAGCGTTGTCTTCCCCTGACTGCGCGCATCGGGGAGGAAGCTGGAGAGCAGTCGGACTGCGGGGACTTTCTGCTCCTCGAAGCCATTTTCAGCATGGGATGCTTTCATTCATGAGGGTGATACTCAAAAGCCAGATCCTTCGCCCCTCCAAGGGGGAAGGAGGCTCATCAAGATGACCTTTCTCTGGTGTGATGCAGTCCAGCAGCTATTGCTAAAAGCTTTCAGGAGCAGAAACAAATGGAAGGATCAGTTGCAGTCTAAACCACCAAGCATCTAAGCCATTGCTTATGTCACCATGTTAGAAGAGAGAAATGGTTTTCTTTGTGACAAATTGATGCTTGCACTTCCCTCCAGCAAACGAGTGATAACAAGTCCTAATAAAACCACTTCACAGATACagctttcctctccttcccctacAAAATACCTTCCCTAGCTGATATCCCTTCTGTCTGCGGGAGTTTTGGGGATTGGTGCTCTCTAAGCAGAGCCCTGCTCGCGTGTTTTGTGATACACTGTGAACTCTTCAGAACAGTGTGCTTTCTCGCGTCATAGGAAGCTGCTGTTTGTTGCTCCTCCTGGCTGGCTCCAAGCAACCAACGGCTTCAACATTTGGAAGATAAACACATGCAGAGCCAGGAGAGGCTGTTGGAGCCATGGGCTACGCTGCTTCCTGCTCTCTAAAAACCTGTAGGAGGAGAGTTGCTATTGCTCCCAAATACAGCCGTGGGCTTGTtagagcagggagagctgctcgGGTACAGGGAGCACCCAGTGGTGTCCCTCTCTGCCAGGACAAGGGGTGGGCTGGCTCGGGGACGATAGGAGTTAGATTGTCCCGGCTGGGGCAGCCTCTGGGCTCACTCCCTGTCCCAGAGGATAAGGCATCTCCAGCGGCATCAGtcactttgcttttgttctgttcaAGCTCCCATGCTTGTGTCGGAAGGGATCCATCTCTTTGGATGGAGGTTTCTCTGGCAGTGCCGGGGGTATCTGTGAGCGCTGCCCGTCCCTGCTGTGCTCAGCAGCCAGGGGGAGAAGCAGTGTGGGGTCCTCTGCTTGTGGCAGCCCGGAGACCCAGCAGAAAATGGCGTGGAAAATCTGGTTGAGATCACCAGTGATAGGAGTGGATGAGGTCTCATCCTTCTATTTTGAGGAcacctttttcctcccttttcttgtGAAAGCATGCCTATGTTTTGACACAACCAGCACACTGGAAGGACGCAGAGTGgggcaggcagaaagcagcacttGGGTGAATATCTGCTACTTCAGAAGCTCTGCTGATAATACCCAATCCTCAACACCAAGCCCTCAAAAAGCAAAGCCAGGAATTTGTGAGGCGAGTACAAAATGTTGACATCAGGAAGCCCCTCCAGGTAGTTCTAGACACAGCTTTGCTGTCAAGGCTACTTTCCTCCAACAGATCTTGCGGGGGGGATAAAATCCTTTGGCAAGACTTCATAGGCAATGCTTGGAGACCCAGGGGCATTTCTCCATCGAAATATGAAGGGTTATTCAGCAACATTAAAACGAAGCTTCTTCAAAACCTAGGCAAGGTAATAAAGCCTTTATGCAGCGTCTACAAGGCTTCACCACCACAGCCTACTCCAGAAGCTGGACTGTGTGCTAACAGGAGCTGGCCCTTTACCTGGCTGCCATGAACATCCAATCTCATAATCGCCCAGGGCAAAAGTTTTTAGGAAAAGACTTTACAGCTAACAATTTGCAGCTTAAGCTGATCTCTACCGGAGATTAAGGTGAGAGCTGATGTCGGAGGTGGGTTATCTTGTGTCTAAGGGCTGCTCTCCCCCTCGAGCATCTGGGCAGAGGGAAGCTGGGGACATCGGGGCGTGAGGCACgggccagcgctgctgctggggaggatgtGGCAAGCGAATGTGTGTGCGCTGCTGGCCTGCTCCCGCcatgtgctgcctgcctgctttccGCTCTTTCTCATCTATCAAAGTAATTATGCCCATTACATTTCTCCTTTCAGGTTTTACCCTCCCAAATGTTATTCCACAGCATTAAACCTGTGGGGGGAGTGAATTATTGGGGAAAGTAACTAGATATAATCCTGGTTTAATGGGCACATAGGGAAAAAGCACACTGGGTTGAGAGGGTGGCTCAGCCAGTGTCCTGCATCTGCAGGCAAATAGAAATTTATCttgatgtgtgtatatatctagCTTCGTGATCTGTGAGCTCTTAATAATTGGTTTGGTGACCTGCCGGCAGTGCTCTCTCTCTGTAGAGCTTTCCCCAGTCCCCGGTTAATATAATGGGTCACAAATCCCATTTGCTTTTGAATTCTGAGTAATCCTTTTGTTAATGTCGCCTATTGCTTTTCTGGAAGCATTGGAGGAAATCGGAGCCATGTGCTAATCAGTAAATCTGGTTCTGCGAGTTTGtaagctgctgccctgccctcctTGCCTTTTCCAAATAACCAGGGCAGCCCATTTGTGTCAGACCCAAAGCCCCCCTCCACAAAACAGCAATTGTTTCCCGAGCTGTGGTACTAGCAAAGGGCACAGGCTGCGAATGTTGGATGAGCTTAAGGGAAGcagcggggtgggatggggagcgGGCAGCCAAGTGATAAGGGGCTTGGTGAGGAGGGAGGCCGGGCACTGGGGGTGTCTGATCCCACCAACGCCCTGCGTGGAGGGACAGCGATGTCCCCATTTCAGGGTGTGGCATGGGTGACTGCTGGAGGTGGCACCCATGGGGACGCGCTTTTCCGCTCTACCACTGCTCACAGCTCAGTGTCCGGTCTTGTCCCTTGTGCAGAACTAGGGGATGTGGTGCAGCAGAAGGTGCCCTtccagcaggggctggaggcagtgAGCAGGATGGATGTTGCCTATCCTATCCCAGACCCTTCTGGATTTCATATCCCTGAATTTTCTCTGGCTGGAAACAGGACTGTGATGAGCTGTAGCCGTCTTGCCTGTGCTCT from Chroicocephalus ridibundus chromosome 9, bChrRid1.1, whole genome shotgun sequence encodes:
- the MRPL46 gene encoding large ribosomal subunit protein mL46; translation: MAAGGSAVHAGRRGSIMAAPRQPVAAAAAAWGRWFCTAAAPRPWRLFGAMCLLRLPRITQPLEKEEEEMAALMGQIELEKSQYSDHEIRKLEEEEKLRRRKESMYDDDEAPGKTVIMAQDLEDKWEQKLLRFKPAPRITDADKNNNRTSLNRKLDRNLMLLVKQKIGNQELWLLPQVEWQPGETLRSTAERAMATFLGDHIQAKILGNAPYGIYKYKFPRAIRTEDNVGAKVFFFKAFLQSDDLPQAELKKDYLWVTKDELGDYLKSEYLKKVNRFLLDL